From Daucus carota subsp. sativus chromosome 6, DH1 v3.0, whole genome shotgun sequence, the proteins below share one genomic window:
- the LOC108224905 gene encoding L-2-hydroxyglutarate dehydrogenase, mitochondrial gives MLKAKTLIRRVVTGRNMKASHHTSTTKGEKESVTSRNKDLSISKEKVDCVVIGAGVVGLAIAQQLSVNHGRDVLVVEAASTFGTGTSSRNSEVVHAGIYYPTNSLKARFCVSGRKMLYDYCKEREIPYKKIGKLIVATRSSEIPKLNVLMDQGLQNGVDGLKMMEGNEAKRMEPELQCVKAILSSASGIVDTHSLMLSLLGEAESHGTTFSFNTTVTGGHLEGNHIHLHISGTKDLENCDGRSSLHPDLMLIPRLVVNAAGLSAPLLAKRFSGINCGAIPGSYYARGSYFTLTNIKAPPFKRLIYPIPEDGGLGVHVTLDLNGQVKFGPDVEWIDGIDDISSFLNKFNYSVCADRANQFYSEIWKYYPDLKDGSLEPSYAGIRPKLSGPGHGSVDFVIQGEEIHGIPGLVNLFGIESPGITSSMAIAEHVAARFL, from the exons ATGTTGAAAGCGAAGACGCTAATCCGACGGGTGGTGACGGGAAGGAATATGAAGGCATCTCATCATACTTCAACAACGAAGGGAGAAAAGGAGAGTGTAACAAGTAGAAACAAAGATTTATCGATAAGCAAAGAGAAGGTGGATTGCGTGGTGATAGGGGCCGGAGTAGTGGGCCTAGCTATAGCCCAACAGCTAAGTGTGAATCACGGCAGAGATGTTTTGGTTGTGGAGGCTGCTTCTACTTTTGGGACTGGAACTAGTTCAAGAAACAGTGAAGTTGTCCACGCTGGCATCTATTACCCCACTAACTCCCTCAAG GCACGTTTTTGTGTAAGTGGGAGGAAAATGCTTTATGATTACTGCAAAGAACGTGAGATTCCTTATAAGAAGATTGGTAAGCTTATAGTGGCCACCAGATCTTCAGAAATTCCAAAGTTAAATGTTCTTATGGATCAAGGGTTACAAAATGGAGTTGATGGTCTGAAAATGATGGAGGgtaatgaagctaaaagaatGGAGCCTGAATTGCAATGTGTGAAAGCTATATTGTCATCCGCCTCGGGAATTGTTGATACTCATTCCTTAATGCTATCTTTGTTG GGGGAGGCTGAAAGTCATGGAACAACTTTCTCCTTTAATACTACTGTAACTGGTGGTCATCTTGAAGGGAATCATATCCACCTTCATATTTCCGGAACCAAGGATCTTGAAAACTGTGATGGAAGATCCTCATTGCACCCAGACCTTATGCTCATTCCCAGGCTTGTAGTGAACGCTGCAGGCTTGAGTGCGCCACTCTTAGCAAAACGATTCAGTGGCATTAATTGTGGAGCTATTCCTGGTTCATATTATGCTCGTGGCTCCTACTTCactttaacaaatattaaagcTCCTCCATTCAAGCGATTAATTTATCCTATACCTGAGGATGGTGGCCTTGGTGTTCATGTTACTCTAGATTTAAATGGACAAGTCAAATTTGGCCCCGACGTTGAATGGATAGATGGTATAGACGATATATCAAGCTTTCTTAACAA GTTTAATTACTCTGTATGTGCCGACCGTGCAAATCAGTTTTATTCTGAGATATGGAAGTATTATCCTGACCTGAAGGATGGATCGCTGGAGCCTAGCTATGCTGGAATTCGGCCAAAACTTTCTGGTCCTGGACATGGCTCTGTTGATTTCGTCATACAG GGAGAGGAGATCCATGGGATACCTGGTCTTGTGAACCTATTTGGAATTGAATCACCGGGAATTACATCAAGCATGGCAATTGCAGAGCACGTTGCTGCTAGATTTTTGTAA